From the Eschrichtius robustus isolate mEscRob2 chromosome 19, mEscRob2.pri, whole genome shotgun sequence genome, the window TTGGATTATGTAGCACCTCATCAATCAAATATATACTAAACTTTTAAGAGAAAATCTTCCAGGTAGTCTAAGCTTGCTTTTCTGGCTATTGTAGTTTTAACACTAACCTGGTCTATATAAGTAAGAGGGACCAGGAGTGAGAAAGGTCTGATAGCCCATTTTGCAGAAGCCACTTTAACAGTGTGTACATGGTTAGATCATTATTTTCTGCTCCCCCATACCCCAGGGAGGGCAAAATCACAATACAATGTGGTAGCAAAACTGGCTGACTCTTGTATTCCTATGGGCACAGAGTCCCATGAGGCAGGACACTTTTGACTTATTCTTGGGATCCATCAGCCTATAAATCATGACCGATCTTGCttggaagacactttcaagaagGGTGTATTAGGGGATGGTGAACTCACATATGTACCTCTTGCTGCTACGACAGACCTCGTCACTCCATTTGCCCTGAGCTGACTGTGAGAAGAGGACACAGTTTTCCCGCTTGCCACCATTAGGCTGTGCATGGTCCCAGTTGAGGAAGGAGATGGCGACTCCATTGATATCGACAAACTTGCCTTCTGTGACCATGTCGTTGATGCCCAGCCAAAAGTCACTGACCCCCGGCAGGCTCCTTTTACCATAGTCTCGGACGGCGTTGATTTCATCGGAGCTTCTGGGGACAACCAGCGTCCCTCCCTTGGAAATGCAGTCTTCGTTGGCTTCGTGGAAGTGCTTCAAGCCTTCCAAAGCAAGGTAGCACTTCTTGTGAAATTTTGTGCCTCGGAGACAGACTGTAAAGATGTGAAATTTGACATATTAAGATGCTTTTGGAGTATAATAATCCAGGACTGGATCTGGCCAATAGCAATAATGTCATGTCATAATCACAACCATCCCATGAAGTGGGATTTTATTACGCCCATCTTTACATATCAGGATAGTGAAGCTTAAAGAAGTTGTTACTTATTAACAACTTAGCCTATAAAAAGGTGACTTACCTGTCACATAAGATCACAACTACGGAAACCCAGGTCTGCCCCACCCTTAAACCCTGGCCTTTAGCCTCCTGCTGCTTGGATATACACATGTTCGCTAGTTTGTGTAGCTCCATTATGTGCTGAATTTCCTTGGGACTTTTGGAACTGGTTGGTGTGCcacaattattaaaaaacaaacaaaaacaaaagtctgAGTTTGCATGTGGAGAGATAGGGCTTTTCTTATGCAGATAACTGAGCCCTGGTAATATTGTTTATCTTACCCAGgataaaacaaatagaaagataGTTTCAAGGCATAGCATTGGAGAGTCAGGCTGCAGGGCTGTAGTGCCTGGACTTAGGTGTCAGTTCtgacatttactagctgtgtaagctttggaaaaattatttaatttctctgtgcctcagtttcctcatctgtaaaatgaggataatcataGCAGCATCTATCTCATAAATTGTTGGAGGATTAATGTGTTAATGTTTGTAAAGTATTATTATAGTCCCCAGCTGTGGTTGGAGGGTTAACAAA encodes:
- the CLEC3A gene encoding C-type lectin domain family 3 member A, with translation MAKNGLVIYILVITLLLDQTTSHTSKFKAKKHSKRRVKEKDGDLKIQVERLWREVNALKEMQALQTVCLRGTKFHKKCYLALEGLKHFHEANEDCISKGGTLVVPRSSDEINAVRDYGKRSLPGVSDFWLGINDMVTEGKFVDINGVAISFLNWDHAQPNGGKRENCVLFSQSAQGKWSDEVCRSSKRYICEFTIP